One Acidobacteriota bacterium genomic region harbors:
- a CDS encoding HU family DNA-binding protein: MTRGEMIAELARRGGVTRLMARTVFDLLFGVGDDDGLMLEGLQKDGRVVVPGFGTFYLRRRGARVMIDPRTGRRRTLDAADVPAFRPAPRLRSRLR, encoded by the coding sequence ATGACGCGTGGAGAGATGATTGCCGAGCTGGCTCGACGGGGTGGTGTGACGCGCCTGATGGCGCGCACTGTCTTCGACCTGCTCTTCGGGGTCGGTGATGACGATGGCCTGATGTTGGAGGGGCTGCAGAAGGACGGTCGAGTGGTCGTGCCGGGCTTCGGCACCTTCTACCTGCGGCGGCGCGGGGCGCGGGTGATGATCGATCCCCGGACGGGCCGACGCAGGACGCTCGATGCCGCCGACGTGCCGGCCTTTCGTCCGGCCCCCAGGCTGCGCAGTCGCCTGCGCTGA
- a CDS encoding S8 family serine peptidase, protein MMTRRSLAAWTASLLSLLALVAPVMAQQAVGTPAGIVPDLTAIQVAVNGHVKSAPDLALSLDGHTPSDRVRVVISYDTAANLVADLALVGGAVVADHQAFGLAVVEIEVDRLTAILNAAAVEYVTPNRALLMAALPTASNDRSLLAADPALDSHVRVATGVRAMAAVTGPSPTAVRVAVVDSGIADHADFSRDGQPGTSRILGHLDFTGQAPSGSWDPYGHGTHVAGLIAGNGALMWGTGLRTYSGIEPQAELLDLRVLDDTGTGTLDGLLQALNWLLDNAAAQNIRVVNLSVGTAPYESYENDPLCAAVDKLVENGLVVVVAAGNVGKTQNGEKIYGGILSPANAPRVITVGAANTFQTDARADDGVTTYSSRGPTRSFRGEDLDGDGTLSEDEKDYDNLIKPDLVAPGNKIVSTLSPDCRLVIDHPELRIGESYLELSGTSMAAPIVSGIAARLLAQRPDLTPSLVKATLMYTAQKLTGFNTLEQGAGLVNAVGALEMVQQIVPNPGNLLPGESATPNLALRFAPVDAIAGENVPWGRSVIFANGWYFGNQLYRSQGMRWTLDGQGILWSDGILWSDGILWADGILWADGILWGD, encoded by the coding sequence GATGACCAGACGATCGCTTGCAGCATGGACCGCCTCGCTCCTCTCCCTGCTGGCCCTGGTGGCGCCGGTCATGGCGCAGCAGGCCGTGGGAACACCCGCCGGCATCGTGCCCGACCTGACGGCCATCCAGGTCGCCGTCAACGGCCACGTCAAGTCGGCGCCCGACCTGGCCCTCTCGCTCGACGGCCACACCCCCAGCGACCGGGTTCGTGTCGTGATCAGCTACGACACGGCGGCGAATCTCGTCGCAGACCTGGCCCTGGTCGGCGGGGCGGTCGTCGCCGACCACCAGGCGTTCGGCCTGGCCGTGGTCGAGATCGAGGTGGACAGGCTGACCGCAATCCTGAACGCGGCGGCGGTCGAATACGTCACGCCCAATCGTGCCCTGTTGATGGCGGCGCTGCCCACCGCGTCGAACGACAGGTCACTCCTCGCAGCCGACCCCGCCCTCGACAGCCATGTTCGCGTGGCGACCGGCGTCAGGGCGATGGCGGCCGTGACAGGCCCTTCTCCCACCGCCGTGCGCGTCGCAGTGGTGGACTCGGGCATCGCCGACCACGCTGACTTCAGCAGGGACGGACAGCCCGGAACCAGCCGAATTCTCGGTCACCTGGACTTCACCGGCCAGGCGCCGAGCGGATCCTGGGATCCCTATGGACACGGGACCCACGTGGCGGGCCTGATCGCCGGTAACGGCGCGTTGATGTGGGGCACGGGACTTCGCACCTACAGCGGCATCGAACCGCAGGCGGAGTTGCTCGACCTGCGGGTCCTCGACGACACCGGCACCGGCACCCTGGATGGGCTGCTGCAAGCCTTGAACTGGCTGCTCGACAATGCCGCGGCCCAGAACATTCGCGTGGTCAACCTCTCGGTAGGCACCGCACCCTACGAGTCCTACGAGAACGACCCCCTCTGCGCGGCCGTGGACAAGCTCGTCGAAAACGGACTGGTGGTGGTCGTGGCCGCCGGCAACGTGGGCAAGACCCAGAACGGCGAGAAGATCTACGGCGGGATTCTCTCCCCGGCCAACGCGCCGCGCGTGATCACCGTGGGCGCGGCCAATACCTTCCAGACCGACGCCCGCGCCGACGACGGCGTGACGACCTACTCGTCACGGGGACCGACCCGCTCTTTCCGCGGTGAAGATCTCGATGGTGACGGCACTCTCTCCGAAGACGAGAAAGACTATGACAACCTGATCAAGCCCGACCTGGTCGCCCCCGGCAACAAGATCGTCTCGACCCTTTCCCCGGACTGCCGCCTGGTCATCGATCACCCGGAGCTGCGGATCGGTGAAAGCTACCTCGAACTCTCCGGCACGTCGATGGCGGCGCCGATCGTCTCCGGCATCGCGGCGCGGCTGCTGGCCCAGAGACCGGATCTGACGCCGTCGCTGGTCAAGGCGACCCTGATGTACACGGCCCAGAAGCTGACCGGCTTCAACACGCTCGAACAGGGCGCCGGCCTGGTCAACGCCGTCGGCGCTCTCGAGATGGTTCAGCAGATCGTACCCAACCCAGGGAACCTGCTGCCCGGCGAGAGCGCCACTCCCAATCTCGCCTTGCGCTTCGCTCCGGTGGACGCGATCGCGGGCGAGAACGTTCCCTGGGGCCGCAGCGTGATCTTCGCCAACGGCTGGTACTTCGGCAATCAGCTCTACCGCAGCCAGGGTATGCGCTGGACCCTTGACGGCCAGGGCATCCTCTGGTCCGACGGCATCCTCTGGAGCGATGGAATTCTCTGGGCCGACGGCATTCTCTGGGCCGACGGGATCCTCTGGGGCGACTGA
- a CDS encoding M20 family metallopeptidase, which translates to MSDARSPLTDCPLRGWLAGRRQALGKALVEDYRALHEIPELAFEEKATARYLVERLEALGLSPRTGIEGTGVIVELPGGGPGPTVMLRADMDGLPIEEHPEHDPRSRHPGRMHACGHDGHMAMVLGAARALVGGGPALPGRLLLLFQPAEEAGGGARRIVEAGWLDRLKVDFVLGLHLWSFAPLGQAIIPDATVLASSDEFQVRFGGPGGHGALPHETQDVVLAAAHLVVALQGVVSRDVDPVRPAVLTVGRLEAGRAPNVIPRQALVEGTFRAGDGETRARVLHRIGEVAHAIARVHGVDAEVDFGTGYPATVNDGAVAAVYRAAAEEVLGRSGVAAGPPTMASEDFAFYLQRRRGAFCLLGMADEAGGSHHPHHSPAFRVAEAALLPGLEILLLAAWSLMAAPPE; encoded by the coding sequence GACTACCGGGCCCTGCACGAGATACCGGAACTGGCCTTCGAGGAGAAGGCCACGGCCCGCTACCTCGTCGAGCGTCTCGAGGCGCTGGGCCTGTCTCCGCGGACCGGTATCGAGGGAACCGGGGTGATCGTCGAACTCCCCGGGGGCGGGCCGGGGCCGACGGTGATGCTGCGGGCCGACATGGATGGCCTGCCCATCGAGGAACACCCCGAACACGATCCCCGTTCGCGTCATCCCGGCCGGATGCACGCCTGCGGTCACGACGGCCACATGGCCATGGTCCTGGGAGCCGCCCGGGCCCTGGTCGGGGGGGGGCCGGCCCTGCCGGGCCGGCTGCTGCTGCTCTTTCAGCCCGCCGAAGAGGCTGGAGGCGGCGCGCGGCGCATCGTGGAGGCGGGTTGGCTCGATCGCCTGAAAGTCGATTTCGTTCTCGGGCTGCACCTGTGGTCCTTCGCTCCCCTGGGACAGGCGATCATTCCTGACGCGACGGTGCTCGCCTCCTCCGACGAGTTCCAGGTGCGCTTCGGCGGGCCCGGTGGACACGGAGCCCTGCCCCACGAGACCCAGGACGTGGTGTTGGCCGCCGCCCACCTGGTGGTGGCGCTGCAGGGTGTCGTCTCCCGGGACGTGGACCCGGTGCGTCCCGCCGTGCTTACCGTCGGTCGGCTGGAGGCCGGACGGGCGCCCAACGTGATCCCCCGGCAGGCCCTGGTGGAGGGCACCTTCCGCGCCGGCGACGGCGAGACCCGAGCCCGGGTGCTCCACCGCATCGGCGAGGTGGCCCACGCCATCGCCCGGGTCCACGGGGTCGATGCGGAGGTGGATTTCGGCACGGGCTACCCCGCGACGGTCAACGACGGGGCCGTGGCAGCGGTGTACCGCGCGGCGGCGGAGGAGGTCCTGGGCCGTTCGGGAGTGGCGGCGGGTCCGCCGACGATGGCCAGCGAGGACTTCGCCTTCTACCTGCAGCGCCGGCGGGGAGCCTTCTGCCTGTTGGGCATGGCCGACGAGGCCGGCGGTTCGCACCACCCCCACCACTCGCCGGCGTTCCGTGTCGCCGAGGCGGCGCTGCTCCCCGGTCTCGAGATCCTGCTGCTTGCCGCCTGGTCGCTGATGGCCGCCCCCCCGGAGTGA